A single window of Leptolyngbya ohadii IS1 DNA harbors:
- a CDS encoding rubredoxin has translation MSTEALDPKTLDRYECGACGYVYEPVRGDNTSKISAGTAFTDLPENWRCPVCTARKNRFSNVGPVGNPSGFKENLGYGLGVNTLTPGQKNILIFGGLALGIIFFLSLYGLK, from the coding sequence ATGAGTACGGAAGCACTTGATCCCAAAACCCTCGATCGCTATGAGTGCGGGGCTTGCGGTTACGTTTATGAGCCAGTCCGGGGGGACAATACCAGCAAAATCTCCGCTGGAACGGCGTTTACCGACCTGCCGGAAAACTGGCGCTGTCCCGTTTGTACAGCCCGAAAGAATCGATTCAGCAATGTAGGTCCGGTCGGAAATCCCTCTGGCTTCAAGGAAAATTTGGGCTACGGATTAGGGGTAAACACGCTCACCCCCGGTCAAAAAAACATTCTCATTTTTGGCGGTTTGGCACTGGGCATTATTTTCTTTCTCAGCTTGTACGGCTTGAAATAG
- a CDS encoding photosynthesis system II assembly factor Ycf48 — protein sequence MYSFVKSFKQVVIVLVAVLLCSSCAQTYLPSTSTNPWQVLTLPTDATIADVAFTGDKKHGWMVGTNEALLETADGGKTWEQRELDLGDSTNYSFSSVSFSGQEGWIVGQPSLMLHTTDGGKSWSRVPLSEKLPGAPNTIVALGEKKAEMTTDIGAIYRSQDGGRTWQAMVQEAVGVLRNIERSSDGKYVAVSARGSFFSTWEPGQEAWTPHNRTSSRRLQNMGYGQDGQLWLLARGGQVQFSDPNDAESWSETVNPEFSTSWGLLDLAYRTNDEIWVAGGSGNLMVSYDGGQTWEKDRAVEDVPSNFYKILFLSPEQGYILGQRGTVLRYEQSA from the coding sequence ATGTATTCATTCGTTAAGTCCTTCAAGCAAGTTGTGATTGTGCTGGTAGCAGTGCTGCTCTGTAGTAGCTGCGCCCAGACTTATCTCCCTTCTACCAGTACAAATCCCTGGCAGGTCTTGACGCTGCCCACGGATGCCACGATCGCCGATGTTGCCTTTACGGGCGATAAAAAACATGGCTGGATGGTTGGCACCAACGAGGCACTGCTGGAAACTGCGGACGGCGGCAAAACCTGGGAGCAGCGCGAACTAGACCTGGGCGACAGCACCAACTATAGCTTCTCCTCGGTCAGCTTCTCCGGACAGGAAGGATGGATCGTGGGACAGCCCAGCCTGATGCTTCACACCACCGATGGCGGCAAGTCCTGGTCACGGGTTCCGCTGAGTGAGAAGCTTCCCGGCGCACCCAATACGATCGTTGCCCTGGGTGAAAAGAAAGCGGAAATGACTACCGATATCGGTGCAATCTACCGCAGCCAGGATGGCGGACGGACCTGGCAGGCAATGGTTCAGGAAGCGGTGGGTGTCCTGAGAAACATTGAGCGATCGTCAGATGGAAAATATGTCGCAGTTTCAGCACGGGGAAGTTTCTTCTCCACCTGGGAACCGGGACAGGAAGCCTGGACTCCTCACAACCGCACCAGTTCTCGTCGTCTGCAAAATATGGGCTACGGGCAGGATGGGCAGCTCTGGCTACTGGCAAGAGGGGGACAGGTACAGTTTAGCGATCCAAACGACGCAGAAAGCTGGTCGGAAACGGTGAATCCAGAATTTTCAACGAGCTGGGGCTTGTTGGATTTGGCGTACCGCACAAACGACGAGATCTGGGTAGCGGGCGGTAGCGGCAATCTAATGGTGAGCTACGACGGCGGGCAAACCTGGGAGAAAGACCGGGCGGTTGAAGATGTGCCCTCCAACTTCTACAAAATTTTGTTTCTCTCGCCAGAGCAGGGATACATTTTGGGTCAGCGCGGTACGGTTCTGAGATATGAGCAGTCTGCCTGA
- the psbE gene encoding cytochrome b559 subunit alpha — MAGTTGERPFGDIVTSIRYWVIHSITIPALFIAGWLFVSTGLAYDVFGTPRPNEYYSQTRQELPIVSDRFEGKQQIEQFLQQK, encoded by the coding sequence ATGGCAGGTACTACTGGAGAGCGTCCCTTTGGCGATATTGTAACCAGCATTCGCTACTGGGTCATTCACAGCATTACGATCCCGGCACTGTTTATTGCAGGCTGGCTGTTTGTTAGCACGGGTCTGGCATACGATGTGTTTGGTACGCCGCGCCCCAACGAATACTACTCGCAAACCCGTCAAGAACTGCCGATCGTTTCCGATCGCTTTGAAGGGAAGCAGCAAATTGAACAGTTTTTACAGCAAAAGTAG
- the psbF gene encoding cytochrome b559 subunit beta, producing the protein MTSNTPNQPVTYPIFTVRWLAVHTLAVPSVFFLGAIAAMQFIQR; encoded by the coding sequence ATGACGAGCAATACTCCAAATCAACCCGTTACCTATCCTATTTTTACCGTTCGCTGGTTGGCGGTTCACACCCTGGCAGTGCCCTCCGTTTTCTTCCTGGGCGCAATTGCTGCAATGCAGTTCATTCAGCGATAG
- a CDS encoding photosystem II reaction center protein L: MAPLDRSSNPNKQPVELNRTSLYLGLLLVFVLGILFSSYFFN; this comes from the coding sequence ATGGCACCTTTAGACCGTTCATCTAACCCGAATAAGCAGCCCGTTGAGCTGAATCGGACTTCGCTTTATCTCGGTTTGCTGCTGGTTTTTGTGCTGGGTATTTTGTTCTCCAGCTATTTCTTCAACTAG
- a CDS encoding photosystem II reaction center protein J, with amino-acid sequence MLQSGRIPLWVVATIAGTGVLVVVGLFFYGAYAGLGSSI; translated from the coding sequence ATGCTTCAGTCAGGCAGAATTCCCCTCTGGGTTGTTGCAACGATCGCTGGCACGGGTGTGCTGGTTGTGGTTGGTCTTTTCTTCTATGGCGCTTACGCAGGACTCGGCTCCTCGATCTAG
- a CDS encoding ABC transporter substrate-binding protein: protein MAKRLSLKQWSGISLLTASVVMFAGCTAPTASNSTAPTESTTAPAAQTASPAPQELKTVKVQLSFLKQSIDAPLIVAMNKGYFAEEGLNVEYERGFGNADTISKLGAGSFDLAFSDMYNAMEFNNKNPNNRIIAVATVHSKAPFAIMTTKDSGINSPKDLAGRTLGAPAGDGPRKLFPVFAKEVGIDPSSVQWTTMDPKLRESFLLQKQVDAISGFATSALPGLLKGGKQMSDLNVFYYTDNGMDFYGNSILTRADFAEQNPEAVKSFVRAYLRGLQDVLRDPTAGLDAVMASDDSKLMDRNAEKVRMQIALDRMFITPEAEKLGLGAVDPKRLETTIEQTVEGFGLPSKPAVSDIFTDQYLPPASERQVPPASDRKPLS, encoded by the coding sequence ATGGCAAAGCGTTTGTCTCTTAAGCAGTGGTCGGGGATTTCTCTGTTAACGGCATCGGTTGTGATGTTTGCAGGCTGTACTGCTCCAACAGCCAGTAATTCGACTGCGCCGACTGAAAGCACAACAGCTCCCGCTGCCCAAACTGCATCTCCGGCTCCGCAGGAATTGAAAACCGTTAAGGTGCAGCTCTCCTTCCTGAAACAGAGCATTGATGCGCCGCTGATTGTGGCGATGAATAAAGGCTATTTTGCTGAAGAAGGGCTGAATGTCGAGTATGAGCGGGGTTTTGGAAACGCCGATACGATCAGCAAACTGGGGGCAGGCTCCTTCGATCTCGCGTTTAGCGATATGTATAACGCGATGGAGTTCAACAACAAGAACCCGAACAATCGCATTATTGCCGTGGCGACCGTTCACAGCAAAGCCCCCTTCGCTATCATGACCACCAAGGACAGCGGCATTAATTCGCCGAAAGATCTGGCAGGCAGAACGCTGGGTGCGCCCGCAGGTGACGGACCCCGCAAACTCTTCCCGGTATTTGCCAAAGAGGTCGGAATTGACCCCAGTTCTGTGCAGTGGACGACCATGGATCCTAAACTGCGAGAAAGCTTCCTGCTGCAAAAGCAGGTGGACGCCATTAGCGGGTTTGCCACCTCGGCGCTGCCCGGTTTGCTGAAGGGCGGTAAGCAGATGAGCGACCTCAATGTCTTCTACTACACCGACAACGGCATGGACTTCTACGGCAACTCGATTCTGACCCGAGCCGATTTTGCTGAGCAGAATCCGGAAGCCGTGAAGAGCTTTGTGCGGGCATACCTGCGCGGCTTGCAGGATGTTCTACGTGACCCGACTGCCGGACTGGATGCGGTCATGGCATCGGACGACAGCAAACTGATGGATCGCAATGCTGAGAAGGTGCGGATGCAGATTGCGCTAGACCGGATGTTTATCACACCAGAAGCTGAAAAGCTGGGGCTGGGTGCGGTCGATCCGAAGCGCCTGGAAACCACGATCGAGCAAACGGTAGAAGGTTTTGGTCTGCCCAGCAAGCCAGCCGTTTCAGATATCTTTACCGATCAGTATTTGCCGCCTGCCTCCGAGCGTCAGGTTCCCCCTGCCAGCGATCGCAAGCCTCTCAGCTGA
- a CDS encoding ABC transporter ATP-binding protein, whose protein sequence is MSQPIADSVKVQPVSVPGDPLLEFDGVGLEYPFEGSTRRIIQDMTLSIQPGEFVAIVGPSGCGKTSILRMVSGLSPAPIGAVKYRGETIRRPMKNVGMAFQNPVLLPWRSTLDNVLLPLEIVQPYKRELKHRKAEYKQMAQDLLKTVKLQDFQKQFPWQLSGGMRQRASLCRALIHQPEILLLDEPFGALDAFTREEMWVMLQALWMRVQCVGVLITHDLREAVFLADRVYVMSSRPSSIIYDVKIDLPRPRTLEMELSDEFNHYFSNIRRHIQH, encoded by the coding sequence ATGTCCCAACCTATCGCCGATTCTGTTAAAGTTCAGCCCGTGTCTGTTCCTGGAGATCCCTTGCTGGAGTTCGACGGGGTGGGGCTGGAATATCCGTTTGAGGGTTCAACGCGCCGCATTATTCAGGATATGACGCTTTCGATTCAGCCTGGGGAATTTGTGGCGATCGTGGGTCCGTCGGGCTGCGGCAAAACCTCGATTCTGCGGATGGTTTCGGGCTTGAGTCCTGCCCCGATCGGTGCGGTGAAATACCGGGGGGAAACAATTCGCCGACCGATGAAGAATGTGGGAATGGCGTTTCAAAATCCGGTGCTGCTGCCCTGGCGATCGACGCTAGACAATGTGCTGCTGCCGCTGGAAATCGTACAGCCCTACAAGCGAGAGTTGAAGCATCGCAAAGCCGAATACAAGCAGATGGCACAGGATTTGCTGAAAACGGTCAAGCTTCAGGACTTCCAAAAGCAGTTTCCCTGGCAGCTTTCGGGCGGGATGCGGCAGCGGGCTTCCCTCTGTCGGGCACTGATTCACCAGCCGGAAATTCTGCTGCTGGATGAGCCGTTTGGGGCACTGGATGCCTTCACGCGGGAGGAAATGTGGGTGATGCTGCAAGCCCTCTGGATGCGGGTTCAATGTGTCGGTGTTCTAATTACCCATGACCTGCGCGAAGCGGTCTTCCTCGCCGATCGCGTTTATGTGATGAGTTCCCGTCCCAGTTCGATTATTTACGACGTGAAGATCGATCTGCCCCGTCCTCGGACGCTGGAAATGGAACTCTCAGACGAGTTTAATCACTATTTCTCCAACATCCGGCGACATATCCAGCACTAA
- a CDS encoding ABC transporter permease, producing MNNFLKSKSASFILPFIATVLLFVFWELVVIIFKIPPFSLPAPSNILAATIQFAQPLMANAMRTLWTTLLGFSFAVLVGVLLGFVIGYSRIAYLMLYPLLVAFNTIPKAAIVPLLAIWFGANAIPATITAFLLAFFPIAVNVALGLDTVEPEMKDVLRSLGASQVETFQKIGFPHTLPYIFASLKIAVSFAFIGAVISESVASNAGLGYLIVQATADFNVPLAFAGLMVLALMGVILYGFFVLAEKKIIYWAR from the coding sequence ATGAACAACTTTCTCAAATCTAAAAGTGCCAGCTTTATCCTACCTTTCATCGCAACGGTGCTGCTGTTTGTCTTCTGGGAACTGGTGGTTATTATTTTCAAGATTCCGCCGTTTAGCCTGCCCGCTCCCTCAAATATTCTGGCAGCGACGATCCAATTCGCCCAGCCACTAATGGCAAACGCCATGCGAACCCTCTGGACAACGCTACTAGGCTTTTCGTTCGCGGTTCTTGTGGGGGTGCTGCTGGGCTTTGTCATTGGCTACTCGCGCATTGCTTACCTGATGCTGTATCCGCTGCTGGTGGCGTTTAATACTATCCCCAAGGCGGCGATCGTGCCCCTGCTGGCAATCTGGTTTGGCGCAAATGCGATTCCGGCAACAATTACGGCATTTCTGCTGGCGTTCTTTCCAATCGCCGTTAACGTCGCGCTGGGATTGGATACGGTAGAACCCGAAATGAAGGACGTGCTGCGATCGCTGGGCGCAAGCCAGGTCGAAACCTTCCAGAAAATTGGGTTTCCCCATACTCTGCCCTACATCTTTGCCTCCCTCAAAATTGCCGTCTCTTTTGCCTTCATTGGCGCAGTGATTTCAGAATCGGTTGCGTCTAACGCAGGACTGGGCTACCTGATTGTGCAGGCAACGGCTGACTTTAACGTGCCCCTCGCCTTTGCTGGACTGATGGTGCTGGCGCTGATGGGCGTCATTCTCTACGGCTTCTTTGTGCTCGCAGAGAAGAAGATTATCTACTGGGCACGATAG
- a CDS encoding DUF1824 family protein yields the protein MPSPTVLTLAEADRLLKQFSCLKPLDNPSDQDSSGDRAQLRQALLQVVAESDYQMLGICADSIEQGQKALVSYAKALGYPPNLEVQCIDGPVYIKFNSKAMSCYSSPYEGEHRGVLVSCQSTDGEGINEMYGHLPIDLFAD from the coding sequence ATGCCCAGCCCAACTGTTCTTACCCTTGCTGAAGCCGATCGCTTACTCAAGCAATTTAGCTGTCTGAAACCGCTGGACAATCCATCCGATCAGGACAGTTCTGGCGATCGCGCTCAGCTTCGACAGGCTTTACTTCAGGTGGTGGCGGAATCGGATTACCAGATGCTTGGTATTTGTGCAGATTCGATTGAACAGGGACAGAAGGCGCTGGTGAGCTACGCCAAAGCACTCGGATATCCACCGAATTTGGAGGTTCAATGCATCGACGGACCCGTATATATCAAGTTCAATTCCAAGGCAATGTCCTGCTATTCCAGCCCCTATGAGGGGGAACACCGGGGCGTTTTGGTGTCCTGCCAATCCACTGATGGCGAGGGAATCAACGAAATGTACGGTCACTTACCGATCGATCTTTTCGCGGACTAG
- a CDS encoding 2Fe-2S iron-sulfur cluster-binding protein produces the protein MTRVYTVRIHHPQKDICYTVQVAEDRYILMKAESQGADLPYSCRNGACTACAVRIQSGEIYQPEAMGLSPKLREQGYALLCVSYPRSDLEVVTQNEDEVYELQFGQHFGKGKVRRGLPLDEE, from the coding sequence ATGACGCGCGTTTACACGGTTCGGATTCACCATCCGCAGAAGGACATCTGCTATACCGTCCAGGTTGCCGAAGATCGCTACATTCTGATGAAAGCAGAGTCGCAGGGCGCGGATTTGCCCTATTCCTGCCGTAATGGAGCCTGTACTGCCTGTGCAGTGCGGATTCAATCTGGGGAGATTTATCAGCCAGAGGCAATGGGGCTTTCTCCCAAACTGCGCGAACAGGGCTATGCATTGCTCTGCGTAAGCTATCCGCGATCGGATCTGGAAGTCGTGACGCAAAACGAGGATGAAGTGTATGAGCTTCAGTTTGGGCAGCATTTTGGGAAAGGCAAGGTGCGGCGTGGACTGCCGCTGGATGAGGAATAG
- a CDS encoding inositol monophosphatase family protein, which yields MIDSAIDSVPDHDRDQRLTNLQIFLEVATEAALAGGAVLQAFSGKLEQVQEKGRPGDLVTEADKAAEAVILEVIRRHFPDHGILAEESGRSGSETAGYLWAIDPLDGTTNYAHQYPAYTCSIGLLIDGNPQVGVIFDPVRQELFRAATGLGATCNRRSIRVSQTATLRQSLLVTGFAYDRHQTADNNYAEFCHFTHLTQGVRRSGSASLDLASVACGRLDGYWERGLSPWDLAAGVVLVREAGGEVTAYDLSPFDLYSGRILATNGRLHGAISQELLQVKPLVNSGQLPLPEN from the coding sequence ATGATTGATTCGGCTATTGATTCGGTTCCCGACCACGATCGCGATCAGCGGTTGACGAATTTGCAGATTTTTCTAGAGGTTGCAACCGAAGCAGCTCTGGCGGGTGGGGCTGTCCTGCAAGCGTTTTCCGGCAAGCTGGAGCAAGTCCAGGAAAAGGGGCGACCCGGTGATCTGGTGACAGAGGCAGACAAAGCAGCGGAAGCGGTCATCCTGGAGGTCATTCGGCGACATTTCCCCGACCACGGCATTCTGGCAGAGGAATCGGGGCGGTCTGGCTCGGAGACGGCGGGGTATTTGTGGGCGATCGATCCGCTGGACGGCACCACGAACTATGCCCATCAGTATCCGGCGTACACTTGCTCGATCGGCTTATTAATTGACGGCAATCCCCAGGTTGGAGTCATCTTCGATCCGGTGCGGCAGGAACTCTTTCGCGCCGCGACAGGACTGGGGGCAACCTGCAATCGGCGATCGATCCGGGTGTCCCAAACCGCCACGCTGAGACAGAGCTTATTAGTCACGGGCTTTGCCTACGATCGCCACCAGACGGCGGATAATAACTATGCTGAATTCTGCCATTTCACCCACCTGACTCAGGGGGTAAGACGGAGCGGATCAGCCTCACTCGATTTAGCTTCTGTTGCCTGCGGACGACTGGACGGCTACTGGGAACGGGGGCTTTCTCCGTGGGATCTCGCAGCCGGAGTGGTGCTGGTGCGGGAAGCAGGTGGAGAAGTCACGGCATACGATCTCAGTCCGTTTGACCTGTACTCCGGGCGAATTCTGGCAACGAATGGACGCCTTCATGGGGCGATCAGCCAGGAATTGCTGCAAGTCAAGCCGTTGGTGAATAGCGGGCAGCTTCCCCTACCAGAGAACTAA
- a CDS encoding DnaJ domain-containing protein translates to MAFKIEQGLFSLNFTDYHAILGVPVDADLNAIRKRYLQIARRLHPDSNSAEDETNRQRAAAFLSKLVNPAYEKLSQEKNYNEYCILVRLKGQQALQQQETVILTSPSALKLANAGDITNTYRSELRELVAQQYEQLDQTIDLIGQISELNLVYLMRKEKKGETPLASPATSPATTASRAANSQAATPAATAAPPTRDALIESYLWRAQELENRKDYPKAILELREALKLEPTSSTCHSRLGAIFLKTNQPTMARIHFNKALELNPQDEVALEGKAKLEGSSSSTTATKPTAAKSNPKGKKPDTKGGGGLFGLFGGKKK, encoded by the coding sequence ATGGCTTTCAAAATTGAACAAGGGCTTTTTAGTCTCAACTTTACCGACTACCACGCAATTTTGGGCGTCCCGGTCGATGCAGACCTGAATGCGATTCGCAAGCGATATCTGCAAATTGCCCGTCGCCTTCACCCGGACAGTAACTCTGCTGAAGACGAAACCAATCGGCAGAGGGCGGCTGCGTTCTTGTCGAAACTGGTAAATCCTGCCTACGAAAAACTGTCGCAGGAAAAGAACTATAACGAATACTGCATCCTGGTGCGGCTCAAGGGGCAGCAGGCACTCCAGCAGCAGGAAACGGTCATCCTGACATCGCCCTCCGCGCTAAAACTGGCAAATGCTGGCGATATTACCAACACCTATCGATCTGAGCTGCGGGAATTAGTCGCTCAGCAGTATGAACAGCTTGACCAGACGATCGATTTGATTGGGCAAATCAGCGAACTGAATCTGGTTTACCTGATGCGAAAGGAGAAAAAAGGAGAAACCCCGCTTGCCTCTCCTGCGACCAGTCCAGCTACTACTGCCTCCAGGGCTGCGAACTCACAGGCGGCAACTCCTGCGGCAACAGCTGCTCCACCCACTCGCGATGCCCTGATCGAGTCTTACCTCTGGCGTGCCCAGGAACTCGAAAACCGCAAGGATTACCCGAAAGCGATTCTGGAACTCCGTGAGGCGCTGAAGCTAGAGCCGACTAGCAGCACCTGTCACAGTCGGCTAGGTGCGATCTTCTTGAAGACGAACCAGCCCACGATGGCGAGGATTCACTTCAACAAAGCGTTGGAGTTAAACCCTCAAGATGAGGTAGCCTTGGAAGGTAAAGCTAAACTGGAAGGCTCAAGCAGTTCCACAACCGCTACCAAGCCCACTGCGGCAAAATCCAATCCGAAGGGTAAAAAACCTGATACGAAAGGGGGTGGAGGTTTATTTGGGCTGTTTGGCGGCAAGAAGAAGTAA
- a CDS encoding ATP phosphoribosyltransferase regulatory subunit yields MVYQPPVGARDLFPLDVAQKRWIEEHIQTVFHRWGYHRIITSTLERLETLMAGDAIDPATVIQLQDLEGQPLGLRPELTASIARAAVTRMAGVPYPQRLYYNANVFRRAAQGSHNRQQEFYQAGVELLGAGTVAADAEILLLLTDALQALGLPGCHLILGEAGLTRSLLSAFPNSVRDQVREAIATLDRMRLETMKLSPELRERALLLLDLRGNPADVLQRISSFDLEPAQRETVNNLKLLLELLQASQAFSQSSHGKPLSIVLDLSLIQTFDYYTGIVFEVVSGTASGQRVLGQGGRYDQLLELYHPQGNPCPGIGFVLNIEELHQVLLSQEKLPLQTPACDYLVVAKTPDAMANAFAYAASLRESVGLTRVEVELGNRSTPEDVRDYARHRRIHQIAWVDQEGRSDLEQVDK; encoded by the coding sequence ATGGTCTATCAACCGCCTGTGGGGGCGCGGGATCTCTTTCCCCTGGATGTCGCGCAAAAACGCTGGATCGAGGAACACATTCAAACTGTTTTTCACCGCTGGGGCTATCACCGCATCATTACATCGACGCTGGAGCGACTAGAAACCCTGATGGCAGGGGACGCGATCGATCCGGCAACGGTGATTCAGCTTCAGGATTTGGAGGGACAGCCCCTTGGTCTGCGTCCTGAGTTAACCGCCTCGATCGCCAGAGCTGCGGTAACGCGCATGGCAGGTGTCCCCTACCCGCAGCGCCTCTATTACAATGCCAATGTGTTTCGGCGAGCAGCGCAGGGCAGCCATAATCGACAGCAGGAGTTTTATCAGGCAGGGGTAGAGCTACTGGGGGCGGGCACGGTTGCCGCCGATGCAGAAATTCTGCTACTGCTGACGGACGCTTTGCAGGCGTTGGGTCTACCGGGCTGTCATCTAATTCTGGGAGAAGCGGGTCTAACGCGATCGCTGCTGTCTGCCTTCCCCAATTCCGTACGAGATCAGGTGCGGGAAGCCATTGCCACCCTCGATCGAATGCGGCTGGAAACAATGAAGCTCTCTCCCGAACTGCGGGAACGGGCGCTGCTGCTGCTGGATTTGCGGGGCAACCCGGCGGATGTGCTCCAACGGATTTCGAGCTTTGACCTGGAACCTGCCCAGCGAGAAACGGTAAACAATCTAAAGCTACTGCTGGAACTGCTGCAAGCCAGCCAAGCATTCAGCCAGTCCTCCCACGGCAAACCGCTGTCGATCGTTCTGGACTTGAGCCTGATTCAAACCTTTGACTACTACACAGGCATTGTCTTTGAGGTGGTGAGCGGTACGGCTTCCGGTCAGCGGGTTCTGGGGCAGGGCGGACGCTACGACCAACTCCTAGAGCTTTATCACCCCCAGGGAAATCCTTGTCCGGGCATTGGCTTTGTGCTGAATATCGAGGAACTGCATCAGGTGCTGCTCTCCCAGGAGAAACTGCCGCTCCAAACGCCCGCCTGCGATTATCTGGTCGTTGCAAAAACGCCCGATGCGATGGCAAATGCCTTTGCCTATGCGGCTAGCTTACGCGAATCGGTAGGTCTGACGCGGGTTGAGGTGGAGCTGGGCAACCGATCGACTCCAGAGGATGTTCGTGACTATGCCCGTCACCGCAGAATCCATCAGATCGCCTGGGTTGATCAGGAGGGGCGATCGGATTTGGAGCAGGTGGACAAATAA
- a CDS encoding DHH family phosphoesterase, with protein MQQLNSLKPYDGSLLMTETATVESDRESDVDADRERAKAKSPKSAVSSAELSDEPSAAASRRSSPAQVSSAESGRESSRANQPPYNGLTPQGWRVTEQRTEALRRLLEQHRGERHLVLLQDFPDPDALSGAWAYRLISEQFDITCDIVYAGTLSHQENIALVRLTGLPAQRCSGQALKEKDLSHYQGCVLIDNQGTTTQFMPLVQQANLPILAVIDHHTSQGELKAEFVDLRPQTRATATIFTQYLQAGLLKLDSSNSEHIKCATALMHGIRSDTNRLMQAQEEDFLAAGYLSRYYDSQLLNSVLQASRSKRVMDVIERSLRNRVLQNNFSIAGVGYLRYDDRDAIPQAADFLVTEENVHTAVVYGIVHDEDEDLEVVVGSLRTNKITLDPDEFIKEAFGQDTHGRFFGGGRSMAGGFEIPMGFLSGFNENAEYTRMKWEVYDAQVKQKLYRLVNPENGIIRTV; from the coding sequence ATGCAGCAATTAAATTCGCTTAAACCCTACGACGGTTCGCTGTTGATGACTGAAACTGCCACTGTAGAGTCCGATAGGGAGTCCGATGTGGATGCCGATCGAGAACGTGCTAAGGCTAAATCGCCCAAGTCCGCTGTGTCGTCTGCCGAATTGTCAGATGAACCATCAGCGGCGGCATCTCGCCGATCGTCCCCTGCTCAGGTAAGTTCTGCTGAATCGGGACGAGAATCGAGCCGGGCAAATCAGCCGCCCTACAACGGACTGACTCCCCAGGGATGGCGGGTGACAGAGCAGCGCACTGAAGCCTTGAGACGACTGCTAGAACAGCACCGGGGCGAACGTCACCTTGTTCTTCTGCAAGACTTTCCCGATCCGGATGCGCTATCGGGTGCCTGGGCATATCGTCTGATCTCGGAGCAGTTTGACATTACCTGCGACATTGTGTACGCCGGAACGCTCAGCCACCAGGAAAATATTGCGCTGGTTCGCCTGACAGGGTTGCCTGCTCAGCGTTGCTCTGGTCAAGCCCTGAAGGAGAAGGATTTGTCCCACTACCAGGGCTGTGTGTTAATCGATAACCAGGGCACCACGACCCAGTTCATGCCCCTCGTGCAGCAGGCAAACCTGCCGATTCTGGCGGTGATTGACCACCATACGAGCCAGGGCGAACTGAAAGCAGAATTTGTCGATCTGCGTCCCCAGACCCGCGCCACGGCAACGATCTTCACCCAATACCTGCAAGCCGGACTGCTCAAGCTGGACAGCAGCAACAGCGAACACATCAAATGCGCGACTGCCCTGATGCACGGCATCCGATCGGACACCAATCGACTGATGCAGGCACAGGAAGAGGACTTTCTGGCAGCGGGTTATCTCAGTCGCTACTACGACTCCCAGCTTTTGAACTCGGTGCTGCAAGCCTCCCGCTCAAAGCGGGTGATGGACGTGATCGAACGATCGCTCCGCAACCGGGTCTTACAAAACAACTTCTCGATCGCCGGAGTGGGCTATCTGCGCTATGACGATCGGGATGCAATTCCCCAGGCAGCGGACTTTCTGGTGACGGAGGAGAACGTCCACACTGCTGTTGTCTACGGCATCGTCCACGACGAGGATGAAGATCTGGAGGTCGTCGTCGGTTCGCTTCGCACGAATAAAATCACCCTTGACCCCGACGAGTTCATCAAGGAAGCCTTTGGGCAAGACACCCACGGGCGGTTCTTTGGCGGCGGACGATCGATGGCGGGCGGCTTCGAGATTCCGATGGGCTTCCTATCCGGCTTCAACGAAAACGCCGAGTACACCCGCATGAAGTGGGAGGTCTACGACGCCCAGGTCAAACAAAAGCTCTATCGTTTGGTCAACCCGGAAAACGGCATCATCCGCACCGTTTAA